In Bacteroidota bacterium, one DNA window encodes the following:
- the plsY gene encoding glycerol-3-phosphate 1-O-acyltransferase PlsY: MISILLVISVGYFLGAIPFGVIVSKRFRGFDLRTKGSGNMGSTNAFRVLGWKLGVLIQVLDIAKGVAAVLIATYIFNGLPFHNHTPFQDITVFRFFAGAAAVLGHSYTCFAGWKGGKSINTTLGMLVTIAPVETAVAVGIFLLVLFASGYVSLGSITAAVMFPTTMFVRQNVFGVDIYGYHTLIIGAIGIALFLIYRHRTNISRLLSKTENKFEKLHIIRFSKSST; the protein is encoded by the coding sequence ATGATCAGTATTCTTCTGGTAATTAGCGTTGGGTATTTTCTCGGCGCGATCCCCTTTGGTGTTATTGTCAGTAAACGCTTCCGCGGGTTCGATTTACGAACCAAGGGATCCGGGAATATGGGCTCGACGAACGCCTTCCGGGTTCTGGGCTGGAAACTTGGGGTTCTCATCCAGGTACTCGATATTGCAAAGGGTGTAGCCGCCGTTCTCATCGCCACCTACATTTTCAACGGGCTGCCGTTCCATAATCACACGCCGTTCCAGGACATTACCGTGTTCCGCTTTTTCGCAGGTGCGGCGGCGGTGCTCGGACATAGCTATACATGCTTCGCCGGCTGGAAGGGTGGAAAGAGTATCAACACGACGCTCGGCATGCTCGTGACGATTGCGCCGGTCGAGACGGCAGTCGCGGTCGGTATCTTCCTGCTCGTGCTCTTCGCGTCGGGCTACGTATCGCTCGGGTCGATCACGGCGGCAGTGATGTTCCCGACGACGATGTTCGTGCGCCAGAATGTGTTCGGGGTCGATATCTACGGCTATCACACGCTCATCATCGGAGCGATCGGCATTGCGCTATTCTTGATCTACCGCCACCGAACGAACATCTCGCGATTGCTCTCGAAGACGGAGAACAAATTCGAGAAGCTGCATATCATCCGCTTCAGCAAAAGCAGCACGTAA